Proteins encoded by one window of Bryobacteraceae bacterium:
- a CDS encoding adenylate/guanylate cyclase domain-containing protein, with protein MNRRPSARPLTIRRRLLLSFLVINALFAVNVAFFSWSNYRRTATIHQLRNAIEGEKSIGIILQKLDNIQKQITLMGQSVLETSDGLGAEEVVQFQAQLQEIRSGIVGLVAQSPPSVREPAEAFAADYEKLSASWLKFYSNFGVRHAIAITELAVTAEPLGARIHAETAPALLAAEKRSVEEASAHFRQVSEWTDRVSLVMFSISGIVALAIAYRLSRYLTTGLEELKQGVAAIGQGMLHQRIDVRARDELGELAGAFNNMADQLQAARSDLVSVNHELESRHEQVERQRQMSESLLHNILPHEVAVELRENQSVEPKYFEDVSILFTDIVGFTLSTESLAAEELVNLLHDYFTAFDEIAERYGIEKLKTVGDSYMCVSGMPTRTPSHPVDMVLAGLEMIKAVEELGRRPGSPGWSIRVGIHTGPVIAGVVGIKKFAFDVWGESVNYSSRMESSGEANRVNISERTYSRIKDFIECEYRGKIQTKDKRQVEMYFVRGVKPALMDGPPDGVPPAFARRYRVYFQKQPPAFPAFLRDAAVSTRSSLAAMSRSVGEGVLLPEPEPVAECREEDLDRR; from the coding sequence ATGAACCGGAGACCCAGCGCGAGGCCGCTCACCATCCGGCGCCGGCTGCTGCTCTCCTTCCTCGTCATCAACGCGCTGTTCGCCGTAAACGTCGCCTTCTTCAGTTGGAGCAACTACCGCCGCACGGCCACCATCCACCAACTGCGCAACGCCATTGAGGGCGAAAAGTCCATCGGAATCATCCTCCAGAAGCTCGACAACATCCAGAAGCAGATCACGCTCATGGGCCAATCGGTGCTCGAGACGAGCGACGGACTCGGCGCCGAGGAGGTGGTCCAATTCCAGGCGCAGCTTCAGGAAATCCGCTCCGGTATCGTCGGACTCGTGGCCCAATCGCCGCCGTCGGTCCGCGAACCGGCCGAAGCCTTCGCCGCCGACTACGAAAAGCTGAGCGCCTCCTGGCTCAAGTTCTATTCGAACTTCGGCGTCCGCCACGCCATCGCCATCACCGAGCTCGCCGTTACCGCCGAGCCCCTCGGCGCGCGCATCCACGCCGAAACCGCTCCGGCCCTGCTGGCCGCCGAGAAGCGTAGCGTCGAAGAGGCGAGCGCCCACTTCCGGCAGGTTTCCGAATGGACCGATCGCGTGTCGCTCGTGATGTTCTCCATCTCGGGCATTGTCGCCCTCGCCATCGCCTACCGTCTTTCCCGCTATCTCACCACCGGTCTCGAGGAGCTGAAGCAGGGGGTGGCCGCCATCGGCCAGGGCATGCTCCACCAGCGCATTGACGTCCGCGCTCGCGACGAACTCGGCGAGCTGGCCGGCGCTTTCAACAACATGGCGGACCAGCTCCAAGCCGCGCGTTCGGACCTCGTCTCGGTCAACCACGAACTCGAGTCCCGGCACGAACAGGTGGAGCGCCAGCGGCAGATGTCGGAGTCGCTGCTTCACAACATCCTCCCGCACGAAGTGGCCGTCGAACTGCGCGAGAACCAATCCGTCGAGCCCAAGTACTTCGAGGACGTCAGCATCCTGTTCACCGACATCGTCGGCTTCACGCTCTCCACCGAATCGCTCGCCGCCGAGGAACTGGTGAATCTGCTCCACGACTACTTCACCGCGTTCGACGAGATCGCCGAGCGCTACGGCATCGAGAAGCTCAAGACCGTCGGCGACTCGTACATGTGCGTCTCCGGGATGCCCACGCGCACGCCGTCGCACCCGGTGGATATGGTGCTCGCCGGGCTCGAGATGATCAAGGCGGTGGAGGAGTTGGGCCGGCGCCCGGGGTCGCCCGGATGGTCGATTCGCGTCGGCATCCATACGGGTCCGGTGATCGCGGGTGTCGTCGGAATCAAGAAGTTCGCCTTCGACGTGTGGGGCGAGTCCGTCAATTACAGCTCGCGGATGGAGTCGAGCGGCGAGGCCAATCGCGTGAACATCTCCGAGCGGACGTACTCCCGCATCAAGGACTTCATCGAGTGCGAGTACCGCGGCAAGATCCAAACCAAGGACAAGCGTCAGGTGGAGATGTACTTCGTGCGCGGCGTCAAGCCGGCGCTGATGGACGGCCCGCCCGATGGTGTCCCGCCCGCCTTCGCCCGCCGATATCGGGTGTACTTCCAGAAGCAGCCGCCGGCGTTCCCGGCGTTCCTCCGCGACGCGGCCGTCTCCACCCGCTCCTCGCTCGCCGCGATGAGCCGAAGCGTCGGCGAAGGTGTGCTGCTGCCGGAGCCCGAGCCGGTCGCTGAGTGCCGCGAGGAAGACCTTGATCGCCGGTAG
- a CDS encoding DUF1552 domain-containing protein has product MSRIDRRTCLKGLGVSLALPLMDSLGWADTPKGKAYKPPVRLGFMYMPHGVIMDRFWPADPESFLSSPPPALESLRPVLNQCVLMKGISGVPIAPFNGAPHALELSTWLTATLPSPEKRNEINIAISADQIAANHVGAFTALPSLELATMPQTWKENQEGLNEGYYSHCSFRSPTQAVPAEVNPRNVLYRLFNKQEQGGGARESSPLSALDRSMLDIVLGGARDLRRTLPVSDQRKLDEYLDSVRSVERRIAAIEARQKDAALEKAGVRSGKRDDSDSPPIEIRIPEGEKRSEYMQVMCDLNILAFQTDTTRVSTYIGSTPNGASYPELGFNDQHHSNTHHNQDPEKVRKIALITEFNIAQFAYMVKKMAGLREAGGALLDNCIMMWGSGLEDGNKHTRENLPFVIAGSGGGSIKTGRFFADTKGNQGDLLTTLLACAGVPIDRPVGIATKQIEELKA; this is encoded by the coding sequence ATGAGCAGAATTGACCGGCGGACTTGTCTGAAGGGGTTGGGCGTTTCGCTCGCATTGCCGCTGATGGATTCCCTGGGCTGGGCCGACACCCCGAAGGGCAAGGCGTACAAACCGCCGGTGCGCCTGGGATTCATGTATATGCCGCACGGCGTGATTATGGATCGGTTCTGGCCGGCCGACCCGGAGAGCTTTCTCTCGTCGCCGCCACCGGCCCTGGAATCGTTGCGCCCCGTGCTCAATCAGTGCGTATTGATGAAGGGGATTTCCGGCGTCCCCATCGCGCCCTTCAACGGGGCGCCGCACGCTCTCGAATTGTCTACCTGGCTTACGGCGACATTGCCGTCCCCCGAAAAGCGGAACGAGATCAACATCGCCATTTCCGCCGATCAGATTGCCGCCAACCACGTGGGCGCATTCACCGCCCTGCCCTCGTTGGAGTTGGCCACCATGCCGCAAACCTGGAAGGAAAACCAGGAAGGCCTGAACGAGGGTTACTACTCGCACTGCAGCTTTCGTTCCCCGACGCAGGCGGTCCCCGCCGAGGTCAATCCGCGAAACGTGCTCTATCGGCTGTTCAACAAACAGGAGCAGGGTGGCGGCGCGCGTGAGTCGTCGCCGCTGAGTGCGCTCGATCGAAGCATGTTGGATATCGTGTTGGGAGGCGCGAGAGACCTACGGCGAACGCTGCCCGTCTCGGACCAGCGGAAACTCGATGAATACCTGGACAGCGTGCGCTCGGTGGAGCGGCGCATCGCGGCGATCGAGGCTCGCCAGAAAGACGCCGCTTTAGAGAAGGCCGGCGTCCGCTCGGGCAAACGGGACGACTCTGATTCGCCGCCCATCGAAATCCGGATTCCGGAAGGTGAGAAGCGAAGCGAGTACATGCAGGTGATGTGCGATCTGAACATACTCGCGTTTCAGACCGACACCACTCGAGTCAGCACCTACATCGGCTCAACGCCAAACGGGGCGTCCTATCCGGAACTGGGTTTCAACGACCAGCATCACTCGAACACCCACCACAACCAGGATCCCGAAAAGGTTCGCAAGATCGCCTTGATCACCGAGTTCAACATCGCGCAGTTCGCCTACATGGTAAAGAAGATGGCCGGCTTGCGCGAAGCCGGCGGCGCCTTGCTGGACAACTGCATCATGATGTGGGGATCCGGGCTCGAAGATGGCAACAAGCATACTCGCGAAAACCTGCCGTTCGTGATTGCCGGCAGCGGCGGCGGATCGATCAAAACGGGACGTTTCTTCGCCGATACGAAGGGAAATCAGGGCGATCTGCTCACCACTCTGCTCGCCTGCGCCGGCGTTCCGATCGACCGCCCCGTCGGGATCGCAACCAAGCAAATCGAGGAGCTCAAGGCCTAG
- a CDS encoding DUF1592 domain-containing protein, translating to MLSPNPVAAATRHSSKMPASAGSWLVVCLASSSGLLAANHEALKADAEQFFRDRVTPFVNTYCIACHQNRRPTRAGVNFSPALKAPGHAAFTEQWKKADARVKAHDMPPKGAPQPNEADRSMFADWLPKLKYLSDKNPGPFVIRRLTKTEYGNTLRDLFGVDPSIADGLPDEVSGQGYLNSLSPLQLEQYLAIADKVLRHIAAPPGRRRTETEKRLFGPSATPAGDPRQAAQEVARSLARKAYRRPPAEAELDVLVATFDLARKNKLSYRQALGLMLKAVLVSPQFLFITPAGEAESSTGIVPLDDHQLASRLSYLLWATMPDEELMALADRGKLHEREVLKAQTKRLLDDPRSRALFDGFGAQWLNVGGLQRQVFDPVLFPQMTPAMRQAMYDEVRLFFESIVGDNESVIRFVDSDYTYLNGTVAAIYGLEKTVHGPEMRKVRLSDGNRGGVLGMPGILAATSFPNRTSPVKRGVWVLEQVLGEQVPAAPPDVPALDKQDQAAVANLTVRQRTELHRTNPVCANCHRILDPIGFGLEKFDAIGRWRDRDRNGEPIDAAGELPGAERFSGPADLKAIIAGRNGDVARNLVEKLLAYALGRKLEGYDEIVVDELMGEIAADGYRMRALIDGVITSYPFTHRRIEVQRRLNEQN from the coding sequence CACGAAGCCCTCAAGGCCGATGCCGAGCAATTCTTTCGGGACCGCGTCACCCCCTTCGTCAACACCTATTGCATTGCCTGTCATCAGAATCGGCGTCCCACGCGGGCGGGAGTGAATTTCTCGCCAGCACTCAAGGCCCCCGGACACGCGGCCTTCACCGAACAATGGAAGAAAGCGGACGCCCGAGTGAAGGCGCATGACATGCCGCCCAAGGGCGCGCCCCAGCCGAACGAGGCCGACCGCAGTATGTTCGCCGATTGGCTGCCAAAGCTGAAGTACCTCAGCGATAAGAATCCGGGGCCATTCGTCATCCGGCGGTTGACCAAAACCGAGTACGGCAACACTCTGCGGGATCTCTTCGGTGTCGACCCATCAATCGCCGATGGACTGCCCGATGAAGTCAGCGGCCAGGGGTACCTCAATTCGCTCTCGCCGCTCCAACTCGAGCAGTATCTCGCAATCGCCGATAAAGTGTTGCGCCACATCGCGGCGCCGCCAGGCCGCCGGCGCACGGAAACGGAGAAGCGGCTTTTCGGCCCATCGGCCACGCCGGCGGGCGATCCCCGGCAAGCGGCGCAAGAGGTCGCTCGGTCTCTCGCCCGGAAAGCATACCGCCGGCCACCGGCGGAGGCGGAACTGGATGTCCTGGTGGCCACGTTCGACTTGGCCAGGAAGAACAAGCTCTCATACCGGCAGGCGCTTGGCTTGATGCTCAAAGCCGTCCTCGTTTCGCCTCAGTTCCTTTTCATCACTCCGGCCGGAGAAGCCGAGTCGAGCACCGGGATCGTTCCGCTGGACGACCACCAACTTGCCTCGCGTTTGTCCTATCTGTTGTGGGCTACCATGCCCGACGAAGAACTGATGGCTCTGGCCGACCGCGGCAAGCTGCACGAGCGCGAGGTTCTGAAGGCGCAGACGAAACGCTTGCTCGACGATCCTCGTTCCCGGGCTCTGTTTGACGGCTTCGGCGCACAGTGGCTGAACGTCGGCGGATTGCAGCGCCAGGTCTTCGATCCGGTGCTATTCCCGCAGATGACCCCCGCCATGCGCCAGGCGATGTATGACGAGGTCCGTCTGTTCTTCGAGAGCATCGTCGGCGACAACGAAAGCGTCATTCGTTTTGTCGATAGCGATTACACCTACCTCAATGGAACCGTGGCGGCGATTTACGGCCTGGAGAAAACGGTCCACGGCCCCGAGATGCGGAAGGTTCGGCTGAGTGACGGCAATCGCGGAGGAGTGCTGGGAATGCCGGGCATTCTCGCCGCCACCTCTTTCCCCAACCGCACCAGCCCGGTGAAGCGCGGCGTGTGGGTGCTGGAACAGGTGCTCGGCGAACAGGTTCCGGCCGCGCCGCCGGACGTCCCGGCTTTGGACAAGCAGGATCAGGCGGCGGTGGCCAATCTCACCGTCCGGCAGCGGACCGAACTCCATCGCACCAATCCCGTCTGTGCGAATTGCCATCGGATCCTCGACCCGATCGGGTTCGGTCTTGAGAAGTTCGATGCCATCGGGCGATGGCGCGACCGGGATCGCAATGGCGAGCCCATCGATGCGGCCGGTGAGCTTCCCGGCGCCGAACGCTTCTCGGGCCCGGCTGACCTGAAGGCGATCATCGCCGGACGAAACGGCGACGTTGCCCGCAACCTGGTTGAGAAATTGCTGGCCTACGCTTTGGGCCGCAAGCTGGAAGGCTACGATGAAATCGTGGTGGACGAGTTGATGGGTGAGATCGCCGCCGATGGGTACCGCATGCGGGCGCTCATCGACGGGGTCATCACCAGCTATCCCTTTACGCATCGGCGCATCGAAGTACAGAGGAGGCTCAATGAGCAGAATTGA